One genomic region from Solwaraspora sp. WMMD792 encodes:
- a CDS encoding Rieske 2Fe-2S domain-containing protein: MRLTGTGHASMRIDTAAGSILCDPWVNPAYFASWFPFPDNSQLDWESLGQVDYLYVSHLHRDHFDAAHLKRFVSKKATVLLPEYPTSELENELRELGFTSFLRTKTNEVVELDGGLNVMIQALTSPTDGPIGDSSLWVEHDGIRLLNQNDARPTDLSVFAALGHVHAHLLQFSGAIWYPMVYELPTNAKTAFGKQKRERQFDRTWRYIDDLKASYVFPIAGPPCFLDDALWQFNDIHGDEGNIFPDQQVFLSEYAKVGGTNGVVLLPGSVAEVTADDCRTTHPQPVDEFFANKQAHLVEMRERKRPVIEAEKASWRHPEIDVLGEMKRRIEPLLEESVYLAKGVGGPVRFDLVDYDGESVESIVVDFPGKQVRPYADEKVRYRFRTDRALVEHLLHTGEVDWVNSLFLSCRFSAARIGQYNEFVYAFFKCLSTERLQYAEGWYAEQRPDAEDVKIGDWIVQRRCPHLKADLTRFGIIDGDQLTCQLHGWRFDLTSGRCLTSVGHEIRARRAGTPAPAESQTPAGEPAAQA; encoded by the coding sequence GTGCGACTGACGGGAACCGGGCACGCCAGTATGCGGATCGACACGGCTGCGGGCAGCATCCTGTGCGACCCTTGGGTCAACCCGGCCTACTTCGCCTCATGGTTTCCCTTTCCGGACAACTCCCAGCTGGACTGGGAATCCCTCGGACAGGTCGACTATCTGTACGTCTCCCACCTGCACCGGGACCACTTCGACGCGGCCCACCTCAAGCGCTTCGTGTCGAAAAAGGCGACCGTGCTGCTGCCCGAGTACCCCACCTCGGAGCTGGAGAACGAGCTGCGTGAGCTCGGCTTCACCAGCTTCCTGCGGACGAAGACCAACGAGGTGGTCGAGCTGGACGGCGGCCTCAACGTCATGATCCAGGCGTTGACCAGCCCGACCGACGGCCCGATCGGTGACTCGTCGTTGTGGGTCGAACACGACGGCATCCGCCTGCTCAACCAGAACGACGCCCGTCCCACCGATCTGTCGGTCTTCGCCGCGCTCGGCCACGTGCACGCCCACCTGCTGCAGTTCTCCGGCGCCATCTGGTACCCGATGGTCTACGAGCTGCCCACCAACGCCAAGACCGCGTTCGGCAAGCAGAAACGGGAGCGCCAGTTCGATCGCACCTGGCGGTACATCGACGATCTGAAGGCGTCGTACGTCTTCCCGATCGCCGGGCCGCCCTGCTTCCTCGACGACGCGCTGTGGCAGTTCAACGACATCCACGGCGACGAGGGCAACATCTTCCCCGACCAGCAGGTCTTCCTGTCCGAGTACGCCAAGGTCGGCGGCACCAACGGAGTGGTGCTGCTGCCCGGTTCGGTCGCCGAGGTCACCGCCGACGACTGCCGCACCACGCACCCGCAGCCGGTCGACGAGTTCTTCGCCAACAAGCAGGCCCACCTGGTCGAGATGCGGGAGCGCAAGCGCCCGGTCATCGAGGCCGAGAAGGCCTCCTGGCGGCACCCGGAGATCGACGTACTGGGCGAGATGAAACGTCGTATCGAGCCGTTGCTGGAGGAGTCGGTCTACCTGGCCAAAGGGGTCGGCGGCCCGGTCCGGTTCGACCTGGTCGACTACGACGGCGAGTCGGTCGAGTCGATCGTGGTGGACTTCCCCGGCAAGCAGGTGCGGCCGTACGCCGACGAGAAGGTCCGCTACCGGTTCCGCACCGACCGGGCCCTGGTGGAGCACCTGCTGCACACCGGCGAGGTCGACTGGGTCAACTCGCTCTTCCTGTCCTGCCGGTTCTCCGCCGCGCGGATCGGCCAGTACAACGAGTTCGTCTACGCCTTCTTCAAGTGCCTGTCCACGGAGCGGCTGCAGTACGCCGAGGGCTGGTACGCCGAGCAACGCCCGGACGCCGAGGACGTCAAGATCGGTGACTGGATCGTGCAGCGCCGCTGCCCGCACCTGAAGGCCGACCTGACCCGGTTCGGCATCATCGACGGCGACCAGCTCACCTGCCAGCTGCACGGCTGGCGGTTCGACCTGACCAGCGGGCGGTGTCTGACCAGCGTCGGGCACGAGATCCGGGCCCGCCGGGCCGGCACCCCGGCACCGGCGGAGTCCCAGACCCCGGCCGGCGAGCCGGCGGCGCAGGCCTAG
- a CDS encoding DivIVA domain-containing protein — MASQGQRFRRRALRRGYKVDEVDAFLDRVEATLAGEPVGSPVSAQEVHDVVFRVRFNGYDEWQVDLHLDRVERQLVELEERGPAGRGADTRAGRPDRLTPAGRDDRPMRDDRPVPSAAAALPPRPMPGQPGPMPGQPGPAPDPYGHYADQPTGSYGRYEDPRGSYPPGAPAGGPPVPAPGGPHRGFGPGPDGRFDGFEQGRHGKADMTAEIYFPDRRSGPSGPPAGGHPGHPGMGGSPGGHPGMAGGHPGMGGPPGGGHQGMTGGHPAMPGQPGVAGYPGGLGSPGHLPGGPAGPSGGGSLQRVDQIRRTFQVRRFGSGYDPAQVDRLFEELLTAMAGRGPMPVDTAELDTVQFGLVTGGYFEAEVDAALKEVQDILQRGR, encoded by the coding sequence GTGGCGAGTCAGGGACAGCGCTTCCGGCGCCGGGCGCTTCGTCGGGGCTACAAGGTCGACGAAGTGGATGCCTTCCTCGACCGTGTCGAGGCCACACTCGCCGGCGAGCCGGTGGGGTCACCGGTTTCCGCACAGGAAGTGCACGATGTCGTATTCAGAGTCCGGTTCAACGGCTACGACGAATGGCAGGTCGACCTGCACCTGGACCGGGTGGAACGACAGCTCGTCGAGCTGGAGGAGCGTGGCCCAGCCGGTCGTGGCGCGGACACCCGTGCCGGCCGGCCCGACCGGCTGACCCCGGCCGGGCGGGACGATCGTCCGATGCGTGACGACCGTCCGGTGCCGTCGGCCGCCGCCGCGCTGCCGCCGCGGCCGATGCCCGGTCAGCCTGGGCCGATGCCCGGTCAGCCCGGGCCGGCCCCCGATCCGTACGGCCACTATGCCGACCAGCCGACCGGAAGTTACGGCCGCTACGAGGACCCCCGGGGCAGCTACCCGCCGGGCGCTCCGGCAGGCGGCCCGCCGGTCCCGGCTCCGGGCGGGCCTCACCGCGGCTTCGGCCCTGGCCCGGACGGTCGGTTCGACGGCTTCGAGCAGGGCCGGCACGGCAAGGCCGACATGACGGCCGAGATCTACTTCCCGGATCGGCGATCTGGCCCGTCCGGTCCGCCGGCGGGCGGACACCCCGGCCATCCCGGCATGGGTGGTTCCCCCGGCGGCCACCCTGGGATGGCTGGCGGCCACCCCGGCATGGGCGGCCCTCCCGGCGGTGGCCACCAGGGCATGACGGGCGGCCACCCGGCGATGCCGGGTCAGCCCGGCGTCGCCGGCTACCCGGGTGGGCTGGGCAGCCCCGGCCACCTGCCGGGCGGACCGGCGGGACCGTCCGGCGGTGGCAGTCTGCAGCGGGTGGACCAGATCCGGCGGACCTTCCAGGTCCGCCGGTTCGGCAGCGGTTACGACCCGGCACAGGTGGACCGGCTGTTCGAGGAACTCCTTACCGCGATGGCCGGCCGGGGACCGATGCCGGTGGACACGGCGGAACTCGACACGGTGCAGTTCGGGCTGGTCACCGGCGGCTACTTCGAGGCCGAGGTCGACGCCGCGCTGAAGGAGGTACAGGACATCCTGCAGCGCGGCCGGTGA
- the rlmN gene encoding 23S rRNA (adenine(2503)-C(2))-methyltransferase RlmN, whose amino-acid sequence MRSLPLTPSRPVTAASDGRPALPPQHLADLDLGQRQTLLAGLGQPAYRAKQVSTHYFGRLTRDPQAMTDLPAAVRAGVAERLLPTLLTPVREDACDSGATRKALWRLHDGALVESVLMGYPDRVTVCVSSQAGCGMACPFCATGQAGLTRNLSTAEIVDQVVHLAGVAAAGGVTGSPPRLSHVVFMGMGEPLANYGRVIAAVRRLCAPPPEGLGLSQRHVTVSTVGLVPAMRRLAGEDLSVTLALSLHAPDDDLRDELVPVNQRWKVAEVLDAAWEYADRTGRRVSIEYAMIRDVNDQPWRADLLGRLLAGRMAHVNLIPLNPTPGSRWDASPKPVEREFVRRLRTAGVAVTVRDTRGREIDGACGQLAAAETAS is encoded by the coding sequence ATGAGAAGCCTGCCGCTGACCCCGAGTCGTCCGGTGACCGCCGCGTCCGACGGTCGCCCCGCCCTGCCGCCCCAGCACCTGGCCGATCTCGATCTCGGCCAGCGGCAGACGTTGCTGGCCGGGCTCGGCCAGCCCGCGTACCGGGCGAAGCAGGTCTCGACGCACTACTTCGGCCGGCTGACCCGGGACCCGCAGGCGATGACGGATCTGCCGGCCGCCGTCCGGGCCGGGGTCGCCGAGCGGCTGTTGCCGACCCTGCTCACTCCGGTGCGCGAGGACGCGTGTGACAGCGGTGCCACCCGCAAGGCGCTCTGGCGGTTGCACGACGGGGCCCTGGTGGAGAGCGTGTTGATGGGTTACCCGGACCGGGTGACCGTCTGCGTGTCCAGCCAGGCCGGGTGCGGGATGGCCTGTCCGTTCTGTGCCACCGGTCAGGCCGGGCTGACCCGAAACCTGTCCACCGCGGAGATCGTCGACCAGGTCGTCCACCTCGCGGGAGTGGCCGCGGCGGGTGGCGTCACCGGGTCACCGCCCCGGCTGTCGCACGTCGTCTTCATGGGGATGGGCGAACCGTTGGCCAACTACGGCCGGGTGATCGCTGCCGTCCGCCGGCTCTGCGCGCCACCACCGGAAGGGCTGGGCCTGTCGCAGCGGCATGTGACCGTCTCGACCGTCGGACTGGTGCCGGCGATGCGCCGTCTCGCCGGGGAAGACCTATCGGTGACTCTTGCGCTGTCGTTGCATGCGCCCGATGATGATCTGCGCGACGAACTCGTGCCAGTCAACCAACGGTGGAAGGTCGCCGAAGTCCTGGACGCCGCGTGGGAATACGCGGACCGTACGGGCCGGCGGGTGTCCATCGAGTACGCGATGATCCGGGATGTGAACGACCAGCCATGGCGAGCCGATCTGCTGGGTCGATTGCTGGCTGGTCGCATGGCCCATGTGAATCTCATTCCGCTCAATCCGACTCCGGGCAGTCGTTGGGACGCCAGTCCCAAGCCGGTCGAGCGGGAATTCGTTCGTCGGCTGCGTACAGCCGGTGTCGCGGTGACCGTCCGCGACACCCGGGGCCGGGAGATCGACGGAGCATGCGGGCAGCTCGCGGCCGCTGAGACGGCGTCATGA
- the frr gene encoding ribosome recycling factor, with translation MIEETLLEAEEKMERAVEHAKEELGAIRTGRATPAMFSRIVLDYYGTPTPITQMASVGVPEPRMAIVKPYDMSQLAAMEKAIRDSDLGVNPNNEGTQLRILLPQMTEDRRREMIKVARGKGEDAKVAIRNVRRKAKEELDRIVKDGEAGEDEGRRAEKELDDLTHRYVSSVDDLVKHKETELLEV, from the coding sequence GTGATCGAGGAGACTCTGCTCGAAGCAGAGGAGAAGATGGAGCGCGCCGTCGAGCACGCCAAGGAGGAGCTGGGCGCGATCAGGACCGGTCGGGCCACTCCGGCGATGTTCTCCCGCATCGTGCTCGACTACTACGGGACCCCGACGCCGATCACCCAGATGGCATCCGTCGGGGTGCCCGAGCCGCGGATGGCCATCGTCAAGCCGTACGACATGTCGCAGCTCGCCGCGATGGAGAAGGCGATCCGCGACTCGGACCTCGGAGTCAACCCCAACAACGAGGGGACCCAGCTCCGGATCCTGCTGCCGCAGATGACCGAGGACCGCCGGCGAGAGATGATCAAGGTGGCGCGCGGCAAGGGCGAGGACGCCAAGGTCGCCATCCGCAACGTCCGTCGCAAGGCCAAGGAAGAACTCGACCGCATCGTCAAGGACGGCGAGGCCGGCGAGGACGAGGGACGCCGGGCCGAGAAGGAACTGGACGATCTCACTCACCGGTACGTGTCCAGCGTTGACGATCTGGTCAAACACAAGGAAACCGAGCTGCTCGAGGTCTGA
- a CDS encoding DUF2631 domain-containing protein yields MAGTEPVTSPDQHKPGHRKLGRIGAVVSALVLLAMLIGNHEGRVEDIWLIGLAVGLLAIVVGDAVLRRNGLRS; encoded by the coding sequence GTGGCCGGAACCGAGCCGGTGACCTCACCCGACCAGCACAAGCCGGGCCATCGCAAGTTGGGGCGGATCGGTGCTGTCGTTTCGGCGTTGGTGTTGCTCGCCATGCTGATCGGCAACCATGAGGGCCGCGTCGAGGACATCTGGCTGATCGGCCTGGCCGTTGGACTGCTGGCCATCGTCGTCGGCGACGCCGTACTACGACGCAACGGCTTGCGTTCCTGA
- a CDS encoding phosphatidate cytidylyltransferase, protein MSYPETAGGDQPDARTRARHPGAAPEPSAPETRNGHPLAERSQPYGGPNGVPGAGYGTAGYGGAAYGGTAHGGPVPTGPYTGTGEFPYAGSRLGNGGLPPAGAPTGNGHGSGHWSTGYRDGEQAEPSTDPDPQAGPDSSAARRRAGARRRRSGRSGPARPATERSDPDQPLPEPIGSRRAGQDPPGEAGNASPAADRRPSAGRNLPAAIGVGLGLVVVVLGSLFLWRPAFLVVLLAAVSLGTWEMIRAVRTSGARPPTTPLLAGGALMSVLAWRIGPDALALGLLVTVLAMLIWRLGDGPSGYQRDAATATLIAVYVPFLGGFAALLASRPDGDLQILVTLAAVILSDTGGYAAGVFYGRHRMAPTISPKKSWEGFAGSVAAAGIGSAVLLFLLLDVMPLWGALFGVAVSVAAVLGDLGESMLKRDLGVKDMSNLLPGHGGLMDRLDSILFALPVSYLVLSLIALAG, encoded by the coding sequence ATGTCCTACCCCGAGACCGCTGGCGGCGATCAACCGGACGCTCGAACGAGGGCGCGGCACCCCGGCGCCGCGCCCGAGCCGTCAGCTCCGGAGACCCGTAACGGCCACCCGCTGGCCGAGCGGTCCCAGCCGTACGGCGGCCCGAACGGAGTGCCCGGCGCCGGTTACGGCACCGCCGGTTACGGTGGCGCCGCGTACGGGGGTACGGCCCATGGCGGTCCCGTTCCCACCGGGCCGTACACCGGTACCGGGGAATTCCCGTACGCCGGTTCCCGCCTCGGCAACGGCGGTCTGCCCCCGGCCGGCGCGCCGACCGGCAACGGTCACGGCAGCGGTCACTGGTCGACCGGGTACCGGGACGGCGAGCAGGCAGAGCCGTCGACGGACCCGGACCCGCAGGCCGGGCCCGACAGCTCGGCAGCGCGTCGGCGGGCCGGCGCGCGACGCCGTCGATCCGGCCGGTCCGGTCCGGCCCGGCCGGCGACCGAGCGCTCCGACCCGGATCAGCCGCTGCCGGAGCCGATCGGCTCTCGTCGGGCCGGTCAGGATCCGCCCGGCGAGGCCGGGAACGCGTCGCCGGCCGCCGACCGTCGGCCGTCGGCCGGTCGAAATCTGCCGGCCGCCATCGGCGTCGGCCTCGGGCTGGTCGTCGTGGTGCTCGGTTCGTTGTTCCTGTGGCGGCCAGCCTTCCTGGTCGTCCTACTGGCCGCCGTCAGCCTGGGCACCTGGGAGATGATCCGAGCGGTGCGCACCAGCGGCGCCCGCCCGCCGACGACCCCGTTGCTCGCCGGCGGCGCACTGATGTCCGTGCTGGCCTGGCGGATCGGCCCGGATGCTCTGGCGCTCGGGCTGCTGGTGACGGTCCTGGCGATGCTGATCTGGCGGCTGGGCGACGGACCGTCCGGGTATCAGCGGGACGCGGCCACGGCCACGCTGATCGCGGTCTACGTTCCGTTTCTGGGTGGTTTCGCCGCGTTGCTGGCCAGTCGGCCGGACGGCGACCTGCAGATTCTGGTCACCCTGGCTGCGGTGATCCTCTCCGATACCGGTGGCTATGCCGCTGGCGTCTTCTACGGCAGGCACCGGATGGCACCGACGATCAGCCCGAAGAAGTCCTGGGAAGGCTTCGCCGGATCGGTGGCCGCCGCCGGGATCGGCAGCGCGGTGCTGCTCTTTCTGCTGCTCGACGTCATGCCGCTGTGGGGGGCGCTGTTCGGCGTGGCGGTGTCGGTCGCGGCTGTGCTGGGGGACCTCGGCGAGTCCATGCTCAAGCGGGATCTCGGGGTCAAGGACATGAGCAACCTGCTACCCGGACACGGCGGGCTGATGGACCGGCTCGACTCGATCCTGTTCGCGTTGCCGGTCTCCTACCTCGTGCTGTCGCTGATCGCGTTGGCCGGCTGA